The following nucleotide sequence is from Paenibacillus odorifer.
TGAGCTGAGTAACTTCAGTGCTTATGCTCTGAAAGACACTAACATTTGCATGCTGACCCGAACGGATATGGAGCAGCTGATGAGGGATAATCCGGATATTTCGCTCAGGCTACTGAAGAGTGTGACCAAAAGACTAGCCCATACGGAAAATCTGGCGCAAAGCCTGGCGACCAAAGATCCCGAAATACGAATTGCTTATATGATCATGGAACTCAGCGACAAATATGGTAAGCAGCGTGGCGCTCATATTCATATTGACCTTCCGTTGTCTCGTGAAGAGCTGGCCAGTTATGTTGGGGTCACCCGCGAAACTATTAGCAGAAAATTCTCAAGGTTCGAAGATTCAGGTCTTATTGAGCTAATCGGAAACAAGCAAATGATCATTATAGATCCAGCCGGTTTGGAGAGTTATATGGGGTATTAAGAGGATTACGGTGTATTGACTGTCCTGTATGACACCGTTGGTGCAGAACATACGCTATATGGGGCCAGACTCCGAATACTTGTCGTTCCCAAAGGATTTCAGTATGATGAATACTATATAAACTTGTCCCTATGGGCTCGATTAATCGGAAGATGGCGAGGAAACCCAATGCAGAAAAGGAATAGCAGAAAATTTTTCAGGATTAGGCTAGAGGAAATGATTCAAACCTTGCGACATGAAATTCGTTCGGGAAGTATAGCGATCGGCAGTTATCTTCCTTCAGAAAGCGACTTAGAGGTGCGTTTCGGACTTAGTAACGCTTCTGTGCGCAACGGGCTCAAGGTGCTGGTGGATGAAGGCTTAATTGAGAAAATTCCGCGTGTTGGCAATCGGGTCATCCCTCCGGTAGAGGAAGGCAGAACGACGATCAAGTTCGGATATGTGAACACCATCCCCAAGCTTGTAGAGATGCAAGAGTTACTGAATGAGTTCGGCAAACGCTATCCGCATATCGACGTTCAGCCGCTCGAGTTGTCTTCAGGAAACTACTCAACATCTTTGAAAGAATATTTGCAATCGGAAATCATGGATGTCGTACTGTTGAATAATAACAATTACCAGGATTTTTTGGAGCAAGGCTGTACAGAGCTGCTGGAGCCGATGGAGGAACAGCCGGACACGTATCGTTTTCTTTCCGACCCGTTCCGGTACGGTGACCGTAATCGCGTTCGCCCCTTCATTTATTCTCCAGTTGTGCTTTGTTATAATAAACAGCACTTTAAGGAAGCCGGCGTATCACCACCCGACAGTAGCTGGACCTGGGACGATTTGTTCGCTAATGGTCGAAAGGTAGCAGAAGGTCATGACTGGTACGGTTTTTATTTTTATTTGCCTTCTCGTAACCGGTGGCCGTTGTTCCTGCTTCAAAGCGGCACAACGTTTGCGGCAGAACAGGATGACGAAGGCAAATACCGGTTCAGTGGCTCAAAGCTACTCGACAGTTTAGGAACCATCCGAAAGCTGATAGGCATGAAGGATGTATTTCCAGCCGTATTGTCCGAGAGCGATGCGGATGCGGAAGCCTTGTTCTTGCAAGGCAAAGTGTCCATGATAATGACGACCTATTATTTCTTGAATCAATTGCGTCAATCCGATTTGGCATTCGATATTGCTCCATTGCCTCGGCTGCAAAATGCTGATACGCTGCTGATTATAAATGGACTGGCGGTTAACAGCAAATCACAGAACAAGGATGCATCCATGCTACTCGTTGATTTTCTCACCTCACACGAGGCGCAACTGATCATTAGGCGCAAGACACTGAATATTGCAGCCAACCGTTTGGTGATGGATTGGGAAGGTGAGGAAGTGGGTTATCGTCCGGCCCGTTTTCAGCTTTACCGTGAGATCTTCCCTACCTATCGTCTGGTTACAGAGCTGGGTTTAAGCAACCTCCAGTTGAAAGAGATTCAACGCGATATCATGATGTTTGTATCAGGCCTACTGGACAACGACGAGTTATGCCGCAGGCTTGAGGAGATATTGAATACGGTAAATCAGGAGACTCAGCACTCTTGAGGGCTGAAAGTTTTTTCGAAAATTCCGGCACAGGTTCAATTCTGAACCTGTGCTTTTTGTTATGCTGAAGTATTTGTTTGTCGCACAATAATTGACTCATATATGACTCATAAAAACATGTTGACTATACTTTTATTATTATTATATGATGCAATAGAAGTCAGATATGAGTTAACACGAACTCATTATTATTAAGGTGGTGTAGCTGCAAAGATGGAAAAGGAAGGCGTTTATTTTCACAATGTTTCGGAGCTGGTTCATAAACCCTATCAATCTGGATTGCATCTCCAGCGTTTTCCACAGCATGTGCGCAATGGCTTGTCAGAGAAAGGAAGAACCAAAGCTATACAATCGAACGGCTGCGAATTGCGGTTTGTCACCGAATCCAAGCATGTTAGGGTCACTGTCGGATCGAATGATAGTAACGGCCGAGTTGTGGTATGCAGAGGGGATTTTTTTCATTCTCAGCATTTTTTGCAGGCGGGTACGGTAACCACTCTGCACTTGGAGGAGCCGGAACGTTTTACAGAGGTATCAAGTAAGCGGCTGAATCAGTCTGGATTTTCCTCTAACGTATGGCGTTTGCATTTTGATCGTTTCGGAGCTGTTTTCTACGATGTGGATGCTTTTGGTTGTGAAGCACGTGCGCCTAGACCGGATGAGGTACCGAAGCTTACGATGCTCGCCTATGGATCTTCCATCAGCCAGAGCGCGGGATCCACGCATCATTTCAATGGTTACTTACAGCAGACAGCGCGCAGACTTGGTGTGGATGTGCTAAATCTTGCGCTTAGCGGATCTTGTTATTGCGAGGACGTAGTTGCCGATCATCTGGCTGAACGTGAGGATTGGGATTTTCTGTTTCTGGAACTTGGTGTCAATATGCGTGCTGTAGTGTCTCCCGAGGAATTCAAGCGTAGAGTGTCTTACATGCTGGACCGGGTTATCGAAAATCATCCTGACAAACCTGTGTTTGTTACTACGATTTATCCGAATCGTGCAACGTATTTTCTTGATGCAGGCCATCTTCTTCATGTCCAAGAGGGGATTTTTAACGAAGTGCTGCTTCGTTACTGTGAGAGCAATAAACATCCACAACTACATCTGCTGGATGGCGCATCAGTCATGCGCGATCTTACCTCGCTGACCTCCGATCTGATTCATCCTTCCGATTATGGACACACGCTAATGAGCGAGCATTTAGCAAAACTGTTGCGGCCCATGATCGAGCCCCTCCGAACTTCTAGTCATTCTAGTGCCGTGTCCCAAATTTTGTAATAGGGAGTTGATGGAAATGAAGCGTTGGATGCTTACCATGGTGGGAGTTTCATTATTAGCCGCCTCTATGAATGGATGTTCCTCTTCTAATAAGGGGGGAGAAGAGCAAGCTGGGGAGAGTCCAGAAAAAACCACTGCTTTCTCCATATCGTTCCGGAGCGGAAACATTTCGTATGCAGACAATCATCCGAATATCAATGATGACAAATGGGTCAAAAAGCTGGAGGAACTTACAAGTACAGATCTTAACATCCGTTTGATGCAGCAGAAAAATTTTGATTCCCAAATGATCC
It contains:
- a CDS encoding Crp/Fnr family transcriptional regulator — translated: MKEYSCQYAAEPCTRKVPIFAALSDDDLSRISAMIKHRKFTKGQPLILEGAPSDTLYIIQRGHVKLSKTTPEGKEQILHILTNGDFFGELSIFNSDELSNFSAYALKDTNICMLTRTDMEQLMRDNPDISLRLLKSVTKRLAHTENLAQSLATKDPEIRIAYMIMELSDKYGKQRGAHIHIDLPLSREELASYVGVTRETISRKFSRFEDSGLIELIGNKQMIIIDPAGLESYMGY
- a CDS encoding extracellular solute-binding protein codes for the protein MIQTLRHEIRSGSIAIGSYLPSESDLEVRFGLSNASVRNGLKVLVDEGLIEKIPRVGNRVIPPVEEGRTTIKFGYVNTIPKLVEMQELLNEFGKRYPHIDVQPLELSSGNYSTSLKEYLQSEIMDVVLLNNNNYQDFLEQGCTELLEPMEEQPDTYRFLSDPFRYGDRNRVRPFIYSPVVLCYNKQHFKEAGVSPPDSSWTWDDLFANGRKVAEGHDWYGFYFYLPSRNRWPLFLLQSGTTFAAEQDDEGKYRFSGSKLLDSLGTIRKLIGMKDVFPAVLSESDADAEALFLQGKVSMIMTTYYFLNQLRQSDLAFDIAPLPRLQNADTLLIINGLAVNSKSQNKDASMLLVDFLTSHEAQLIIRRKTLNIAANRLVMDWEGEEVGYRPARFQLYREIFPTYRLVTELGLSNLQLKEIQRDIMMFVSGLLDNDELCRRLEEILNTVNQETQHS
- a CDS encoding SGNH/GDSL hydrolase family protein; amino-acid sequence: MEKEGVYFHNVSELVHKPYQSGLHLQRFPQHVRNGLSEKGRTKAIQSNGCELRFVTESKHVRVTVGSNDSNGRVVVCRGDFFHSQHFLQAGTVTTLHLEEPERFTEVSSKRLNQSGFSSNVWRLHFDRFGAVFYDVDAFGCEARAPRPDEVPKLTMLAYGSSISQSAGSTHHFNGYLQQTARRLGVDVLNLALSGSCYCEDVVADHLAEREDWDFLFLELGVNMRAVVSPEEFKRRVSYMLDRVIENHPDKPVFVTTIYPNRATYFLDAGHLLHVQEGIFNEVLLRYCESNKHPQLHLLDGASVMRDLTSLTSDLIHPSDYGHTLMSEHLAKLLRPMIEPLRTSSHSSAVSQIL